A single window of Microbacterium oryzae DNA harbors:
- the pknB gene encoding Stk1 family PASTA domain-containing Ser/Thr kinase — protein MSQQVDPLIGRLVDQRYRVRARIARGGMATVYVATDLRLERRVALKVMHSHLSDDSAFQSRFIQEARTAARLSDPHVVNVYDQGQDGELAYLVMEYLPGITLRELLKEQRRLTVTQTITVMDAVLSGLSAAHRAGLIHRDVKPENVLLAEDGRIKIGDFGLARASSANTATGQQLLGTIAYIPPELLTRGTADSRSDIYALGIMLYEMLAGEQPYQGEQPIQIAFQHTTESVPRPSTKNPGVPEQLDELVLWATEKVPDERPADAQEMLDRLREIERELGVSPLPTRTAAASRFPDDSADDEESADGQTRVMPDAPTSILPATLTNATAHDDADNAAALRRRAQRRRTRGAWLIVVALLATAGAAVTGWWWGSGPGSLVAVPQLQGLTFDEAQSALDGRELLAEETSENALDVPTGEVIRTEPGAGARVDRETTITVVTSAGPAGADFERLAGRSADEVRSVLSDQRISVADDEAAVFADDAEGTVLAVSVTPAAGGDAVDCTEGCSVHQGDTAQLTVSIGPLPDVTGMSAEEAQATLDEVGVATEVASQEYSDSVPEGHVIYTLERAEPGSWRPGDTVRVVTSLGPQLFEVPDVIGMTRDEAKAALEGAGFGVTYNGLWNAVVDTFTEVEGMSPEGGSSQPAGTTITLTITGSF, from the coding sequence CGCCTTCCAGAGCCGCTTCATCCAGGAGGCCCGCACCGCCGCCCGCCTGTCCGACCCGCACGTCGTGAACGTCTACGACCAGGGGCAGGATGGCGAGCTCGCGTACCTCGTGATGGAGTACCTCCCCGGGATCACGCTGCGCGAGCTCCTGAAGGAGCAGCGCCGTCTGACGGTCACGCAGACCATCACGGTGATGGACGCCGTGCTCTCCGGCCTCTCCGCCGCGCACCGCGCGGGGCTCATCCACCGCGACGTGAAGCCCGAGAACGTGCTGCTCGCGGAGGACGGCCGCATCAAGATCGGCGACTTCGGCCTCGCCCGAGCGAGCTCGGCCAACACCGCGACCGGGCAGCAGCTGCTGGGCACCATCGCGTACATCCCGCCGGAGCTGCTCACGCGAGGCACCGCCGACAGCCGCAGCGACATCTACGCGCTCGGAATCATGCTGTACGAGATGCTCGCGGGCGAGCAGCCGTACCAGGGCGAGCAGCCCATCCAGATCGCCTTCCAGCACACGACCGAGTCCGTGCCGCGTCCGAGCACGAAGAACCCCGGCGTGCCGGAGCAGCTGGACGAGCTCGTGCTGTGGGCGACCGAGAAGGTGCCGGACGAACGGCCGGCCGATGCCCAGGAGATGCTCGACCGCCTGCGCGAGATCGAGCGGGAGCTCGGCGTCTCGCCGCTCCCCACGCGGACGGCCGCCGCGTCCCGGTTCCCCGACGACTCCGCAGACGACGAGGAGTCGGCCGACGGGCAGACGCGGGTCATGCCCGACGCGCCCACCTCGATCCTGCCGGCCACCCTCACGAACGCGACCGCGCACGACGACGCCGACAACGCCGCCGCGCTGCGTCGGCGCGCGCAGCGTCGCCGCACCCGCGGCGCCTGGCTCATCGTCGTGGCGCTCCTCGCGACGGCAGGTGCCGCGGTGACCGGATGGTGGTGGGGCTCCGGCCCCGGATCGCTCGTGGCGGTGCCGCAGCTGCAGGGCCTCACGTTCGACGAGGCGCAGAGCGCGCTGGATGGCCGTGAGCTGCTCGCCGAGGAGACGAGCGAGAACGCGCTGGACGTGCCGACCGGCGAGGTCATCCGCACGGAGCCCGGCGCGGGGGCGCGCGTGGACCGGGAGACGACGATCACCGTGGTCACCTCGGCCGGGCCCGCCGGCGCGGACTTCGAGCGGCTCGCCGGGCGCTCGGCCGACGAGGTGCGCAGCGTCCTGTCCGATCAGCGGATCTCCGTGGCCGACGACGAGGCGGCGGTCTTCGCCGACGACGCCGAGGGCACGGTGCTGGCGGTGTCGGTGACGCCGGCCGCCGGCGGGGACGCCGTCGACTGCACCGAGGGATGCTCCGTGCACCAGGGCGACACCGCCCAGCTGACCGTGTCGATCGGGCCCCTCCCCGACGTCACGGGCATGAGCGCCGAGGAGGCGCAGGCGACCCTCGACGAGGTCGGCGTCGCCACCGAGGTCGCCTCGCAGGAGTACAGCGACAGCGTGCCGGAGGGGCACGTGATCTACACGCTCGAGCGTGCGGAGCCCGGCAGCTGGCGCCCGGGCGACACGGTGCGCGTGGTGACGTCGCTCGGTCCGCAGCTGTTCGAGGTGCCCGACGTGATCGGCATGACGCGCGACGAGGCGAAGGCGGCCCTCGAGGGCGCGGGCTTCGGCGTGACCTACAACGGCCTGTGGAACGCGGTCGTGGACACGTTCACCGAGGTCGAGGGCATGAGCCCCGAGGGCGGCTCGTCGCAGCCTGCCGGCACCACCATCACGCTGACCATCACCGGCTCGTTCTGA
- a CDS encoding class II 3-deoxy-7-phosphoheptulonate synthase has translation MPRTLDALDSWKTLPIKQQPEYHDAAAVAEVAAELGALPPLVFAGEVDTLKSRLADAATGRAFLLQGGDCAETFAGATADKIRNRVKTVLQMAVVLTYGAAMPVVKMGRMAGQFAKPRSSDVETRGDVTLPAFRGEIVNGYDFTAASRQADPQRLLQAYHTSASTLNLIRAFTQGGFADLREVHSWNKGFAENPANKRYERLAAEIDRAIRFMDACGADFDELRRVEFYTGHEGLLMDYERPLTRIDSRTSEIYNTSGHFLWIGERTRELDGAHVEYFSHIRNPIGVKLGPSTSPETALALIDKLDPEREPGRLTFITRMGAGKIRDALPPLLEAVKNSGAQPLWVTDPMHGNGITTPTGYKTRRFDDVVDEVRGFFEAHRAVGTFPGGIHVELTGDDVTECLGGSEHIDEATLATRYESLCDPRLNHMQSLELAFLVAEELEKR, from the coding sequence ATGCCTCGAACGCTGGATGCTCTCGACTCCTGGAAGACCCTGCCGATCAAGCAGCAGCCGGAGTATCACGACGCGGCCGCGGTCGCCGAGGTCGCCGCCGAGCTCGGCGCGCTGCCGCCGCTCGTCTTCGCGGGCGAGGTCGACACCCTCAAGTCGCGGCTGGCCGACGCGGCCACCGGTCGGGCGTTCCTGCTGCAGGGCGGCGACTGCGCGGAGACCTTCGCCGGCGCCACCGCGGACAAGATCCGCAACCGCGTGAAGACCGTGCTGCAGATGGCCGTCGTGCTCACCTACGGCGCGGCCATGCCGGTCGTGAAGATGGGGCGGATGGCGGGGCAGTTCGCCAAGCCCCGCTCGAGCGACGTGGAGACCCGCGGCGACGTGACGCTCCCCGCCTTCCGCGGCGAGATCGTGAACGGCTACGACTTCACGGCCGCCTCGCGGCAGGCCGACCCCCAGCGGCTGCTGCAGGCGTACCACACGTCGGCATCGACCCTGAATCTCATCCGCGCCTTCACGCAGGGCGGCTTCGCGGACCTCCGCGAGGTGCACTCGTGGAACAAGGGCTTCGCGGAGAACCCCGCCAACAAGCGCTACGAGCGACTCGCTGCGGAGATCGACCGCGCCATCCGCTTCATGGACGCGTGCGGTGCGGACTTCGACGAGCTGCGTCGCGTGGAGTTCTACACGGGCCACGAGGGCCTGCTCATGGACTACGAGCGTCCGCTCACGCGCATCGACTCGCGCACCAGCGAGATCTACAACACCTCGGGCCACTTCCTCTGGATCGGGGAGCGCACGCGCGAGCTCGACGGCGCGCACGTCGAGTACTTCTCGCACATCCGCAACCCCATCGGCGTGAAGCTCGGCCCGTCGACGTCTCCCGAGACGGCGCTGGCGCTCATCGACAAGCTCGACCCCGAGCGCGAGCCCGGGCGGCTGACCTTCATCACGCGCATGGGCGCGGGGAAGATCCGCGACGCCCTGCCCCCGCTCCTCGAGGCGGTCAAGAACTCCGGCGCGCAGCCGCTGTGGGTGACCGACCCGATGCACGGCAACGGCATCACGACGCCCACCGGCTACAAGACGCGGCGCTTCGACGACGTCGTCGACGAGGTCCGCGGCTTCTTCGAGGCGCACCGCGCGGTGGGCACCTTCCCGGGCGGCATCCACGTCGAGCTGACGGGCGACGACGTCACGGAGTGCCTGGGCGGGTCCGAGCACATCGACGAGGCGACGCTCGCGACGCGCTACGAGTCGCTGTGCGACCCGCGCCTCAACCACATGCAGTCGCTCGAGCTCGCCTTCCTCGTCGCCGAGGAGCTCGAGAAGCGCTGA
- a CDS encoding lysophospholipid acyltransferase family protein has translation MFYWLMKYVFVGPLVKAVYRPWITGRENVPKTGAAILASNHLSVIDSVFLPLMLDRPVSFLAKAEYFTGRGLKGWATRWFMKGTGQIALDRSGGPASEAALNTALQVIGRGDLLGIYPEGTRSPDGRLYRGRTGIARMALEAKVPVIPVVMVDTGEMMPIGRTIPKVMRAGIVIGEPLDFSRYAGMESDRYVLRSVTDEIMVALQRLGAQEYRDEYASSVKNRLTEV, from the coding sequence TTGTTCTACTGGCTCATGAAGTACGTGTTCGTCGGCCCACTGGTCAAAGCCGTGTACCGTCCCTGGATCACGGGCAGGGAGAACGTCCCCAAGACGGGCGCGGCCATCCTCGCCAGCAACCACCTGTCGGTCATCGACTCGGTGTTCCTGCCGCTCATGCTGGATCGCCCCGTCTCGTTCCTCGCGAAGGCCGAGTACTTCACGGGGCGCGGGCTCAAGGGATGGGCCACGCGCTGGTTCATGAAGGGGACGGGTCAGATCGCGCTCGACCGCTCGGGAGGGCCGGCATCGGAGGCGGCCCTCAACACCGCGCTGCAGGTCATCGGCCGCGGCGACCTCCTCGGCATCTACCCCGAGGGCACACGCAGCCCCGATGGGCGGCTCTACCGCGGGCGCACCGGCATCGCGCGGATGGCCCTCGAAGCGAAGGTCCCGGTCATCCCGGTGGTCATGGTGGACACGGGAGAGATGATGCCGATCGGGAGGACCATCCCCAAGGTGATGCGCGCGGGCATCGTCATCGGAGAGCCGCTCGACTTCTCGCGCTACGCGGGCATGGAGAGCGACCGGTACGTGCTGCGATCCGTCACCGACGAGATCATGGTGGCGTTGCAGCGACTGGGCGCTCAGGAGTACCGCGACGAATACGCGTCGAGCGTGAAGAACCGGCTCACCGAGGTCTGA